One Paralichthys olivaceus isolate ysfri-2021 chromosome 8, ASM2471397v2, whole genome shotgun sequence genomic region harbors:
- the dennd1c gene encoding DENN domain-containing protein 1B isoform X4 — MKALLTALYQQPVPMTAGSVTLQMGEQLLVSTGVSHPVGHPEGQEGVPYFIAPDPRSLPSIPENRNLTELIVAVDVGNMLQVYASMLFERRILIIASKLSTLTSCVHALSAVLYPMYWQHIFIPVLPPHLLDYCCAPMPYLIGVHTSLAEMVRSRGLEEVVILNVDTNTLETPFDDLKRIPSDVMSGLKLCLKRHAVSPGCGVALAFLKAQALLFGGYRDALQTHEEGEICFSEKLFLDHKSHSMRQFLQSAVHLQLFKQFVDGRLDILNKGKEPDDLFEEEIQKCETTAGTSKSYQQLVGNLKKGGGALILNMKSKAHMRAKGLTKSGLKNLLMHKAHNEEHTLQRGGSVSHRRAQSDCLQDRLPITQHFGIPRPRRPVHRFRGPRDQNNMKDTGDTSDGAVSEAVVEPDSDLQKDEEEGEDTLLCDPEEMDLLGEIFDTLSSRSFHDRGVLYGTRSLDLFGPDSHDYITKFGPINPSQESLCLSISGSGSLHSWNLETTEDVTEDFDWPYLDIRVPEHEEPESLQARCESDENERGLREYGEKQEEVKEVLNGNQGGEKENTNTFKEEEFEEQRKKGGEEMRESLGEEPVKDKREDEGINEKIEDERNKSNEVTEGHRETDKIQKGVATEERHENQDNQEKEVTRSLNKLIKLNPHDRNMVKEQQGQQESANPESTASPGPQSLVADHQPPAGQEKKCEEAVMKTEQELRQTPSTPKVQSAVERYHCHTSSQSFQVRSRIMGSSEPGRPGNVLWSKENTQTHHVLPRHLDTSENNCPEVHEEKKAPPIKVSELKKKFEA; from the exons ATGAAAGCACTGTTGACTGCTCTCTACCAGCAGCCCGTACCAATGACAGCGGGATCTGTCACTCTGCAGATG ggaGAGCAGCTATTGGTCAGCACAGGGGTGTCCCATCCTGTCGGACACCCAGAGGGACAAGAGGGG GTTCCATACTTTATTGCTCCAGACCCCAGAAGTCTCCCTTCCATCCCTGAAAAT aGGAACTTAACAGAGCTGATTGTGGCAGTAGATGTCGGGAACATGCTCCAGGTCTATGCCAGCATGCTGTTTGAGAGACGCATTCTGATCATTGCCAGCAAACTCAGCACT ctgACGTCTTGTGTGCATGCACTCAGCGCTGTGTTATACCCCATGTACTGGCAACACATCTTCATACCTGTCCTGCCACCTCACTTACTTGACTACTGCTG TGCACCTATGCCTTACCTAATAGGGGTCCACACCAGTCTAGCTGAG atgGTGAGGAGTCGTGGGTTGGAAGAAGTTGTCATTCTAAATGTGGACACAAACACTCTAGAGACGCCCTTTGATGACCTTAAGAGGATACCTTCAGATGTG ATGTCTGGGCTGAAGCTGTGTCTGAAGCGTCACGCCGTGTCTCCTGGCTGCGGGGTCGCTCTGGCCTTCCTGAAAGCTCAGGCTCTGCTGTTTGGAGGCTACAGGGATGCACTGCAAACTCACGAG GAAGGTGAAATATGTTTCAGTGAGAAGCTGTTTCTAGATCACAAATCTCACAGTATGAGGCAGTTCCTGCAGAGTGCTGTTCACTTACAGCTCTTCAAACAG tTCGTAGATGGCCGCCTGGATATTCTCAACAAAGGGAAGGAACCAGATGACCTCTTCGAAGAAGAAATCCAAAAGTGTGAAACAACAGCTG GAACAAGTAAATCATATCAGCAGTTAGTTGGTAATTTAAAG aaaggaggaggagcgcTAATCCTCAACATGAAGTCCAAAGCACACATGAGG GCCAAAGGTCTCACCAAGTCTGGTCTGAAAAACCTGCTGATGCACAAG GCCCACAATGAAGAACACaccctgcagagaggaggatcAGTGTCACACCGCCGTGCCCAATCTGACTGCCTGCAGGATCGCCTGCCAATCACACAACACTTCGGGATA CCACGTCCCCGTCGGCCTGTGCACAGATTCAGGGGCCCCAGAGACCAGAACAACATGAAGGACACAGGAGATACATCGGATGG AGCTGTGTCTGAGGCTGTGGTTGAGCCTGACTCTGACCTCCAgaaggatgaagaagagggggAAGATACGCTGCTGTGTGACCCAGAGGAGATGGATTTGCTCGGGGAGATTTTTGACACCCTCAGCTCCCGCAGCTTCCATGACCGTGGCGTTCTGTACGGCACCCGGAGCCTGGATCTGTTCGGTCCAGACAGTCATGATTATATCACAAag TTTGGTCCAATCAACCCCAGCCAGGAGAGCCTGTGTCTGTCCATCAGCGGCAGTGGCAGCCTGCATAGCTGGAATCTGGAAACCACAGAAGACGTGACGGAGGACTTTGATTGGCCGTACCTAGACATTAGGGTACCAGAGCACGAGGAGCCGGAGAGTCTACAGGCAAGATGTGaaagtgatgaaaatgaaagaggacTGAGAGAGTatggagagaaacaggaagaagtGAAAGAAGTATTAAATGGGAAccaaggaggagaaaaagaaaacacaaatacatttaaggAAGAGGAGTTTGaggaacagagaaagaaaggaggtgaggaaatgagagagagcCTAGGAGAAGAACCAGTGAAAGACAAGCGAGAGGATGAAGGGATAAACGAAAAAATAGAAGATGAGAGAAATAAGAGTAACGAGGTAACTgaaggacacagagaaacagataaaatacaaaaaggtGTAGCCACAGAAGAGAGACATGAGAACCAGGACAACCAAGAAAAAGAGGTTACAAGATCCTTAAACAAACTTATAAAACTGAATCCCCATGATCGCAACATGGTGAAGGAGCAGCAGGGACAACAGGAGAGTGCCAATCCAGAGAGCACAGCTTCTCCTGGGCCTCAGAGCCTCGTCGCTGACCATCAACCTCCAGCAGGCCAGGAAAAAAAGTGTGAAGAAGCAGTAATGAAAACAGAGCAAGAGTTAAGACAAACCCCCTCTACGCCGAAAGTGCAGTCTGCTGTGGAACGCTACCATTGTCACACATCCAGCCAGAGCTTTCAGGTGAGGTCCAGGATCATGGGTTCGTCTGAACCTGGGAGACCGGGCAACGTGTTGTGGAGCAAGGAGAACACACAAACCCACCACGTCCTGCCACGTCACTTAGATACATCAGAGAACAACTGCCCAGAGGTCCATGAGGAGAAAAAGGCCCCTCCCATCAAAGTGTCTGAACTTAAGAAGAAATTTGAAGCTTAA